CTTCCGGATCAATTCTTTCAAAATCCTTAATATTGTTGGTGAATTCAATCATATCGGCTTTTGACCATACTCCAAAAAGATCAAGAAAATCCTCTCTGTGATTTTCGTTCAATTCTGGTTTAAGACCAAGAGCCTCTGCAAGAAGTTGCTTTATGGTTTTGTTTAAACTCGTTTTATTACTTTTAGCCCTTTGTCGAATTATCGAGTCGAGAGGGTCTTCGAGTCCATGAATAGTTATTGATTTCATAGGCGTCCTCCTTTTGAACCTGAACCACAATATTGTGTTTATGGTTCAATTGTAATTATTGTCGGAAAAT
This genomic window from Pseudomonadota bacterium contains:
- a CDS encoding antitoxin; this translates as MKSITIHGLEDPLDSIIRQRAKSNKTSLNKTIKQLLAEALGLKPELNENHREDFLDLFGVWSKADMIEFTNNIKDFERIDPEDWA